From a region of the Fischerella sp. JS2 genome:
- a CDS encoding universal stress protein, whose translation MYPARRGKHKIFIGMAPGVGKTYRMLEEGHALKEEGIDVVIGLLETHGRKETAQMAEGLEILPRKQIPRGSLTLTEMDTDAILTRSPQLVLIDELAHTNVPGSPREKRYQDVEIILQNGIDVYSTMNIQHLESLNDLVARITGVVVRERVPDRVLDEADEVIVVDITPETLQERLIEGKIYAPQKIQQALDNFFQRRNLIALRELALREIADNVEEAREMSAGLANGVNPQGQFCNIQERVLVCISTYTNSLQLLRRGARIANYMHAPLFAVFVADPDHFLTKEESLHIDMCEKLCKEFAGNFIRVPNSDVAAAIAKVAEQYRITQIVIGASQRSRWQILLKGSLTHKLLRLLKNTDLHIIATDKKMDS comes from the coding sequence ATGTACCCAGCCCGTCGTGGTAAACACAAAATTTTTATCGGTATGGCTCCTGGTGTTGGCAAAACTTACCGGATGCTAGAAGAAGGTCACGCACTCAAAGAAGAAGGGATTGATGTTGTGATTGGGTTGTTGGAAACCCATGGACGCAAAGAAACAGCCCAGATGGCTGAGGGATTGGAAATACTACCCCGCAAACAAATTCCACGGGGTAGTTTAACGTTGACGGAAATGGACACTGACGCTATCTTGACGCGATCGCCTCAACTAGTATTAATCGATGAACTCGCTCATACTAATGTCCCTGGTTCACCCCGCGAAAAGCGCTACCAAGACGTAGAAATTATTTTGCAAAATGGCATTGATGTTTACTCCACGATGAATATTCAACATCTGGAGAGCCTCAATGACTTGGTAGCAAGAATTACTGGCGTAGTGGTACGCGAGCGTGTACCTGACAGAGTTTTGGATGAAGCTGATGAAGTTATAGTAGTAGATATTACCCCAGAAACACTACAAGAAAGGTTGATAGAGGGGAAAATCTACGCCCCGCAAAAAATCCAACAAGCACTTGATAACTTTTTTCAACGTCGCAACTTAATTGCTTTACGAGAACTAGCACTGCGAGAAATAGCTGACAACGTTGAAGAAGCCAGAGAAATGAGTGCAGGCTTGGCAAACGGTGTGAATCCGCAAGGTCAATTCTGTAATATTCAAGAGCGGGTATTAGTATGTATTTCCACTTATACTAATTCGTTGCAACTATTACGTCGGGGCGCGAGGATAGCTAATTACATGCACGCTCCTCTGTTTGCTGTATTTGTTGCTGATCCTGACCACTTCCTTACTAAAGAAGAAAGCTTGCACATAGATATGTGTGAGAAGCTATGTAAAGAATTTGCAGGCAATTTTATTCGTGTTCCTAATAGTGATGTCGCAGCAGCGATCGCAAAAGTAGCTGAGCAATATCGTATTACCCAAATCGTCATTGGTGCAAGTCAGCGATCACGTTGGCAAATTCTCCTCAAAGGTTCTCTCACCCATAAATTACTGCGATTGCTAAAAAACACTGATTTGCATATCATCGCTACAGATAAAAAAATGGATTCTTAG
- the kdpF gene encoding K(+)-transporting ATPase subunit F — protein MNINREVNVFKKFLSANLVEPIYFMWSQWRRQKLPLVIFIGLCINLVIAPVVYAAADGVLERRSAWAIGILGFITLALVVYLFFVIFQPERF, from the coding sequence ATGAATATAAATAGAGAAGTTAATGTATTTAAGAAGTTTTTGTCAGCAAATTTAGTAGAGCCAATTTATTTTATGTGGTCACAATGGCGTAGGCAAAAGTTACCACTGGTGATTTTTATTGGTTTATGTATAAATTTGGTGATTGCTCCCGTTGTTTATGCAGCTGCTGACGGTGTTTTGGAACGTCGTTCAGCTTGGGCAATTGGTATTTTAGGTTTTATAACATTGGCACTAGTAGTTTACTTATTCTTTGTTATTTTTCAACCAGAACGTTTTTAA
- the kdpC gene encoding K(+)-transporting ATPase subunit C, with amino-acid sequence MFIIREFTRAIRITILLWLVTAIIYPVAVLGVGQAFFKEKADGSIMQNIQGRAIGSALIGQQFRSERYFQGRPSAVRYSQGKLGRPTGVSGGSNLAPSSPDLLNRVVEKSSELSDESIQPFADIIYTSGSGLDPHISVRTAQEQLERVARARNITREEIVPFIKQYTEGRFLGIFGEPGVNILKLNYALDLQEINRRQNQ; translated from the coding sequence ATGTTTATTATTCGAGAATTTACCAGAGCCATTCGCATAACTATATTACTGTGGTTGGTGACAGCAATTATTTACCCGGTTGCTGTTTTGGGAGTCGGTCAAGCTTTTTTTAAAGAAAAAGCAGACGGTAGTATTATGCAAAATATCCAAGGCAGAGCAATTGGCTCAGCTTTAATTGGTCAACAGTTCCGTTCTGAAAGGTATTTTCAAGGTCGCCCTAGCGCTGTTAGGTATAGCCAAGGAAAATTAGGTAGACCGACTGGTGTATCAGGTGGAAGCAATCTTGCTCCTAGTAGTCCAGACTTGCTTAACCGTGTAGTTGAGAAGTCTAGTGAACTTAGTGATGAAAGCATTCAACCCTTCGCTGACATCATCTACACTTCCGGTTCTGGTTTAGATCCACATATTTCTGTGAGAACAGCACAAGAACAGCTAGAAAGGGTGGCTCGTGCGCGTAATATTACTCGAGAAGAGATAGTGCCATTTATCAAACAGTATACAGAGGGTAGATTTTTAGGTATCTTTGGCGAGCCTGGAGTTAATATTTTGAAATTAAATTATGCCCTCGACCTACAAGAAATTAACCGTAGGCAAAATCAATAA